Proteins from one Ipomoea triloba cultivar NCNSP0323 chromosome 1, ASM357664v1 genomic window:
- the LOC116028565 gene encoding proline-rich receptor-like protein kinase PERK15, which produces MSRQQINFSSNPILSLLAYLQNKQRKNTQNLISLTPAKMKHGEVIIVVYDVVLVVLSIALIILGVLLFLCCKKKRPAVEDDGNGCHKAAKLSAAAYTLTEMDAATDGFNPRRIIGKGRLGVVYSGVLPEGRGELVAVKRFHPRLVLSNAGAGFGFSSLLRWLSLADHPNLVPILGFSEAPGERIVLMEYGGMLSLEFYLHQNPDAAALLHWPRRVKVAAGVARGLEFLHEGMAPHIVHGCVKGSNVLIDVEFCARLCDYGLYFLASNERQEVVGYVDEEYWGGGGGGSKESDVYGFGVVLLELLSGRKSQEGLLVKWALPLLKEMKFGEVLDPRLEIPCDINPLVRLAKVASACVGNSRKSRPTIVQVAAILNNLEIEFNL; this is translated from the coding sequence ATGAGTCGGCAACAAATCAATTTCTCTTCTAACCCCATTCTTAGCCTCTTAGCTTATcttcaaaacaaacaaagaaaaaacacacaaaatttGATCTCTCTCACGCCGGCAAAAATGAAGCACGGCGAGGTTATTATTGTTGTGTACGATGTTGTTCTTGTTGTTTTATCCATCGCGCTGATAATTCTCGGCGTTCTTCTCTTCCTATGCTGCAAGAAGAAGAGGCCGGCGGTTGAGGATGATGGGAACGGGTGCCATAAAGCGGCGAAGCTAAGCGCGGCGGCGTATACTTTGACGGAGATGGACGCCGCCACGGACGGGTTTAACCCGCGGCGGATCATCGGAAAAGGGCGTTTAGGGGTGGTGTATTCCGGGGTGTTACCGGAAGGGCGGGGGGAGCTAGTGGCGGTGAAAAGATTCCATCCGCGCCTGGTTCTGAGCAACGCCGGCGCCGGGTTCGGGTTCTCGTCGCTTCTCCGGTGGCTGTCGTTGGCGGATCACCCAAACCTCGTACCCATCCTGGGATTCTCCGAAGCTCCCGGGGAAAGAATCGTGCTGATGGAGTACGGCGGGATGCTGAGCTTGGAGTTTTACCTCCACCAAAACCCCGACGCGGCGGCGCTCCTCCACTGGCCGCGGCGGGTGAAGGTGGCGGCCGGGGTGGCGCGTGGGTTGGAGTTTTTACATGAAGGAATGGCGCCGCATATAGTGCACGGTTGCGTTAAGGGATCGAATGTTTTGATAGATGTGGAGTTTTGTGCTAGATTGTGTGACTATGGGCTTTATTTCTTGGCATCAAATGAGAGGCAAGAGGTAGTGGGGTATGTGGATGAGGAGTATtgggggggagggggagggggttCAAAGGAAAGTGATGTGTATGGGTTTGGGGTGGTTTTGTTGGAGCTTTTGAGTGGGAGAAAGAGTCAAGAAGGGTTGCTTGTGAAGTGGGCTTTGCCCTTGcttaaagaaatgaaatttggGGAGGTTTTGGATCCTAGACTTGAAATTCCTTGTGACATTAACCCTCTTGTTAGGTTGGCTAAAGTGGCTTCAGCTTGTGTTGGAAACTCTAGGAAAAGCAGGCCTACTATTGTACAGGTGGCTGCAATTCTGAACAATTTAGAGATCGAATTCAATCTATGA